The Amycolatopsis sp. DG1A-15b genome window below encodes:
- a CDS encoding metalloregulator ArsR/SmtB family transcription factor: MLNHEEALDLVFRALGDRTRRALVERLVRGPASVSELAEPLTMSLAAVVQHLQVLETAGIVRSEKVGRVRTCRIEPEMLRVGEHWLGRQRTTWESKLDRLGDFLAGPETAEGSTS; the protein is encoded by the coding sequence ATGCTTAACCATGAGGAGGCGCTCGACCTGGTCTTCCGCGCTCTGGGTGACCGGACGCGGCGGGCGCTGGTGGAGCGGCTCGTGCGTGGCCCCGCGTCGGTCAGTGAGCTGGCCGAGCCTCTGACCATGTCGCTCGCCGCCGTCGTCCAGCACCTGCAGGTCCTGGAGACCGCCGGAATCGTGCGGTCGGAGAAGGTCGGCCGCGTCCGCACCTGCCGGATCGAGCCGGAGATGCTGCGCGTCGGCGAGCACTGGCTGGGGCGTCAGCGCACCACGTGGGAGAGCAAGCTCGACCGGCTCGGCGACTTCCTCGCCGGCCCGGAGACCGCGGAAGGGAGCACGTCATGA
- a CDS encoding alpha/beta hydrolase encodes MSTLAVPGATLTYDVHGRGPVLLLVPGGPADAAVFTHIRPLLAEDHTVVTYDPRGLSRSPLDGAPGPDPVRDHAEDVHRLLAEVGPADVLASSGGAITLLELLRHHPAGVRTAVLHEPPVTRYLPAGALDGPDIPALFRDHGLAAAFAAFMKVVGVDPAPPLDPRAEGNFAYFFGHLMPATGAYEPDLDALRATPARLVVAVGEQSAELPVHQAALGLAAALGAATEVFPGGHGGFDTDAEAFAARLREVLKGC; translated from the coding sequence ATGAGCACCCTCGCCGTCCCCGGCGCCACCCTCACCTACGACGTCCACGGCCGCGGGCCGGTGCTGCTGCTGGTCCCCGGCGGACCCGCCGACGCCGCGGTGTTCACCCACATCCGGCCGCTGCTGGCCGAAGACCACACCGTCGTCACCTACGACCCGCGCGGCCTGTCCCGCAGCCCCCTCGACGGCGCACCGGGCCCGGATCCGGTCCGCGACCACGCCGAAGACGTGCACCGCCTGCTCGCCGAAGTCGGCCCCGCCGACGTCCTGGCCAGCAGCGGCGGCGCGATCACCCTGCTCGAACTCCTGCGCCACCACCCCGCCGGCGTCCGCACGGCCGTGCTGCACGAACCGCCGGTCACCCGGTACCTGCCCGCCGGCGCGCTCGACGGCCCCGACATCCCCGCCCTGTTCCGCGACCACGGCCTCGCGGCCGCCTTCGCCGCGTTCATGAAAGTCGTGGGCGTCGACCCGGCGCCGCCGCTCGACCCGCGCGCGGAAGGCAACTTCGCCTACTTCTTCGGCCACCTCATGCCCGCGACCGGCGCCTACGAGCCCGACCTCGACGCGCTGCGGGCGACACCGGCGCGGCTGGTGGTCGCCGTCGGCGAGCAGTCCGCCGAACTGCCGGTCCACCAGGCCGCCCTCGGGCTGGCCGCGGCCCTCGGCGCCGCCACCGAGGTGTTCCCCGGCGGCCACGGCGGGTTCGACACCGACGCGGAAGCCTTCGCCGCGCGCCTGCGCGAAGTCCTGAAAGGATGCTGA
- a CDS encoding anthrone oxygenase family protein, giving the protein MSTVVLVAALVAAGLIAGLFYAYACSVLPGLARGDDKTFVEGMRGINVAIVNPVFLLTFLGAPLLAGVAVFLNPGPRPWVIAGFVLLAAMVVITGLVNVPLNNALDSGGDDYAAARAAFETTWVRWNVVRALVSTAGFGCLVAAVLTRRG; this is encoded by the coding sequence ATGTCGACGGTGGTGCTGGTGGCCGCGCTGGTCGCGGCGGGGTTGATCGCCGGGTTGTTCTACGCCTACGCCTGTTCGGTGCTGCCGGGCCTGGCCCGCGGGGACGACAAGACGTTCGTGGAGGGCATGCGCGGGATCAACGTCGCGATCGTGAACCCGGTGTTCCTGCTGACGTTCCTGGGCGCACCGCTGCTGGCGGGGGTGGCGGTGTTCCTCAACCCGGGGCCGCGGCCGTGGGTGATCGCGGGGTTCGTGCTGCTGGCGGCGATGGTGGTGATCACCGGGCTGGTCAACGTCCCGCTGAACAACGCGCTGGACAGCGGCGGCGACGACTACGCGGCGGCGCGGGCGGCGTTCGAGACGACGTGGGTCCGCTGGAACGTGGTGCGGGCCCTGGTGAGCACGGCGGGCTTCGGCTGCCTGGTCGCGGCCGTGCTCACCCGGCGCGGTTAG
- a CDS encoding cytochrome P450, with product MTPEIDLTDPKVLTDPFAAYDHAREVSAVAKLVIPGFGPFWALTRYAEARAMLADSRFEVNSGSFLRPPGIPEHCLAYMETMAEKDGPEHLRLRRLVAPAFTPKRAAQLRPRLVAITERLLDELPAHAEDGVVDLVPHFARPLPIDVICELVGIPEADRPRWREYGAAVASGMGPDFAAAIPAIIEGAREAVARSRAEPGDDLIGDLVRAQAEDGDRLTDTELVTLVWHLVLGGQTPVNLIANAVEALLRHPDQLTLLRADAGLWPGAVEELMRWCSPQLLTTPRFAREDVEIDGELIRKGERVTAAVVAADRDPRAFAEPDRFDITRSGPAQLGFSHGPHFCLGASISRVQTEVALSALFARFPGLALTEDVPRAPDGGTWRPARLLLAL from the coding sequence ATGACCCCCGAGATCGACCTGACCGACCCGAAGGTGCTGACCGACCCCTTCGCCGCCTACGACCACGCGCGGGAAGTGAGCGCGGTGGCCAAGCTGGTCATCCCCGGTTTCGGCCCGTTCTGGGCCCTGACCCGCTACGCCGAAGCGCGCGCGATGCTGGCCGACTCCCGGTTCGAGGTGAACTCCGGCAGCTTCCTGCGCCCGCCCGGCATCCCCGAGCACTGCCTGGCCTACATGGAGACGATGGCCGAGAAGGACGGGCCGGAGCACCTGCGGCTGCGGCGGCTGGTGGCGCCGGCCTTCACCCCGAAGCGGGCCGCGCAGCTGCGGCCCCGGCTGGTGGCGATCACCGAGCGGCTGCTCGACGAGCTGCCCGCCCACGCCGAAGACGGCGTCGTCGATCTGGTGCCGCACTTCGCCCGGCCGCTGCCGATCGACGTCATCTGCGAGCTGGTCGGCATTCCCGAAGCCGACCGGCCGCGCTGGCGCGAGTACGGGGCCGCGGTCGCGAGCGGGATGGGGCCGGACTTCGCCGCGGCGATCCCGGCGATCATCGAGGGCGCGCGGGAAGCGGTGGCGCGCAGCCGGGCCGAGCCGGGCGACGACCTCATCGGCGACCTGGTGCGGGCCCAGGCCGAGGACGGTGACCGGCTCACCGACACCGAGCTGGTCACCCTGGTCTGGCACCTGGTCCTGGGTGGGCAGACGCCGGTGAACCTCATCGCCAACGCCGTCGAAGCGCTGCTGCGGCACCCGGACCAGCTGACCCTCCTGCGCGCGGACGCCGGGTTGTGGCCGGGGGCGGTCGAGGAGCTGATGCGCTGGTGCAGCCCGCAGCTGCTGACCACGCCGCGCTTCGCGCGCGAGGACGTCGAGATCGACGGCGAGCTGATCCGCAAGGGCGAGCGGGTGACGGCGGCGGTGGTGGCCGCCGACCGCGACCCGCGCGCGTTCGCCGAGCCGGACCGCTTCGACATCACCCGCTCGGGGCCGGCGCAGCTGGGCTTTTCGCACGGCCCGCACTTCTGCCTGGGTGCCTCGATTTCGCGGGTGCAGACCGAGGTGGCGTTGTCGGCGCTGTTCGCGCGCTTCCCCGGCCTGGCGCTCACCGAGGACGTCCCGCGCGCTCCCGACGGCGGCACCTGGCGCCCGGCGCGGCTACTGCTGGCGCTGTAA
- a CDS encoding sigma-70 family RNA polymerase sigma factor, with the protein MDVETALTEAFREEWGQVVATLIRITGDWDLAEECAQEAFALALRTWPRDGVPDRPGAWLTTAARHRATDRLRRDALGAAKLREAALVDLHDEPEPDDSGVTDDRLRLIFTCCHPALATEAQVALALRTLVGLSTAEIARAFLVPEATMSQRLVRVKRKIRHARIPYRVPPAHLLPERTNAVLGVLYLTFNEGYSASAGPDLLRPDLAAEALRLARVLARLMPDEPEALGLLALMLLQHARRATRVDADGVLVPLEEQDRTRWDTAAITEGTAVLETALRRRRPGPYQIQAAIAACHATAARAADTDWPQIAGLYDQLRKHVPSAVVELNRAIAVGMADGPAAGLALLDALPLPGYHLLAATRADFLRRLGRHAEARHWYEQARNLAGTDAERSYLTRRISETVSVPDDAVRRAGEARPPEEHP; encoded by the coding sequence GTGGACGTCGAGACCGCGCTCACCGAGGCGTTCCGCGAGGAGTGGGGCCAGGTCGTGGCCACGCTCATCCGGATCACCGGCGACTGGGACCTCGCCGAAGAGTGCGCCCAGGAAGCCTTCGCCCTCGCGCTGCGCACCTGGCCCCGCGACGGCGTCCCCGACCGGCCCGGCGCCTGGCTCACCACCGCCGCCCGCCACCGCGCCACCGACCGGCTCCGCCGCGACGCCCTCGGCGCCGCCAAGCTCCGGGAGGCCGCCCTCGTGGATCTCCACGACGAACCCGAACCCGACGACAGCGGCGTCACCGACGACCGGCTGCGGCTCATCTTCACCTGCTGCCACCCCGCACTGGCCACCGAAGCCCAGGTGGCGCTCGCCCTGCGCACCCTCGTCGGGCTGTCCACCGCCGAGATCGCCCGCGCCTTCCTCGTCCCGGAAGCCACCATGTCCCAGCGGCTCGTGCGGGTGAAGCGCAAGATCCGCCACGCCCGCATCCCCTACCGCGTCCCGCCCGCGCACCTGCTGCCCGAACGCACCAACGCCGTGCTCGGCGTGCTGTACCTGACGTTCAACGAGGGCTACTCCGCCAGCGCCGGCCCCGACCTGCTCCGCCCGGACCTCGCCGCCGAAGCGCTCCGGCTCGCCCGCGTCCTCGCGCGGCTGATGCCCGACGAACCCGAAGCCCTCGGCCTGCTCGCCCTGATGCTGCTCCAGCACGCCCGCCGCGCCACCCGCGTCGACGCCGACGGTGTCCTCGTCCCGCTCGAAGAGCAGGACCGGACCCGCTGGGACACCGCCGCGATCACCGAAGGCACCGCCGTCCTGGAAACCGCGCTGCGCCGCCGCCGTCCCGGGCCGTACCAGATCCAGGCCGCCATCGCCGCCTGCCACGCGACCGCCGCCCGGGCCGCCGACACCGACTGGCCCCAGATCGCCGGCCTCTACGACCAGCTGCGCAAGCACGTCCCCAGCGCCGTCGTCGAACTCAACCGCGCCATCGCGGTCGGCATGGCCGACGGCCCGGCGGCCGGACTGGCCCTCCTCGACGCCCTGCCGCTGCCGGGCTACCACCTGCTCGCCGCCACCCGCGCCGACTTCCTGCGCCGCCTCGGCCGCCACGCCGAAGCCCGGCACTGGTACGAGCAAGCCCGCAACCTCGCCGGCACCGACGCCGAACGCAGCTACCTCACGCGACGAATCTCCGAGACGGTGTCGGTCCCGGACGACGCCGTTCGTCGGGCTGGTGAAGCCCGACCACCGGAGGAACACCCATGA
- a CDS encoding AraC family transcriptional regulator, which produces MDPLAALLDGPRAHGAFLLRSVLTPPWSLRIEDRAPLTVVSVVRGEAWIVPDTGDRVLLGEGDVAIVRGPDPYLVADDPSTPPQALILPGQECRAPDGGHLSDLADLGVRTWGHGTDGPVVLLTGTYGMEGELSNRLLAALPTVLLLRAADWPNPVAGLLAAEIGRDVPGQEAVLDRLLDLLLIAALRAWFDRPDTSAPAWYRAHDDPVVGQALWLLQHQPAEPWTVAKLAADVGVSRAALARRFAATVGETPMAYLTGWRLALAADLLRQHPETTIAAIARQVGYGSAFALSAAFKREFGVSPRNYRSRTP; this is translated from the coding sequence ATGGACCCGCTCGCCGCGCTGCTGGACGGCCCCCGCGCCCACGGCGCATTCCTGCTGCGTTCGGTGCTGACCCCGCCGTGGTCACTGCGCATCGAAGACCGAGCTCCCCTGACCGTGGTGTCGGTGGTGCGCGGCGAAGCGTGGATCGTGCCCGACACCGGCGACCGCGTCCTCCTGGGCGAAGGTGACGTCGCGATCGTGCGCGGCCCGGACCCGTACCTGGTCGCCGACGACCCGTCGACGCCGCCGCAGGCGCTCATCCTGCCCGGCCAGGAGTGCCGCGCCCCCGACGGCGGTCACCTGAGCGACCTCGCCGACCTCGGCGTACGCACCTGGGGCCACGGCACCGACGGCCCGGTCGTGCTGCTCACCGGCACCTACGGCATGGAAGGCGAACTGAGCAACCGGCTGCTGGCCGCGCTGCCGACGGTGCTCCTCCTGCGCGCGGCCGACTGGCCGAACCCGGTCGCCGGGCTGCTCGCCGCCGAGATCGGCCGGGACGTACCCGGCCAGGAAGCCGTCCTCGACCGATTGCTCGACCTGCTGCTCATCGCCGCCCTGCGAGCCTGGTTCGACCGGCCCGACACCAGCGCACCGGCCTGGTACCGGGCCCACGACGACCCGGTCGTCGGCCAGGCGCTGTGGCTGCTGCAGCACCAGCCGGCCGAGCCGTGGACGGTCGCCAAGCTCGCCGCCGACGTCGGTGTCTCCCGCGCCGCCCTGGCCCGGCGGTTCGCCGCCACGGTCGGCGAGACACCGATGGCGTACCTCACCGGCTGGCGGCTCGCCCTGGCCGCCGACCTGCTGCGCCAGCACCCGGAAACGACGATCGCGGCGATCGCCCGCCAGGTCGGCTACGGCAGCGCCTTCGCTCTCAGCGCGGCCTTCAAACGCGAATTCGGCGTCAGTCCCCGGAACTACCGCTCCCGAACGCCATAG
- a CDS encoding SRPBCC family protein, translating to MTVLHSTFSLERTYPVPPERVFAAWADPAAKKRWFVSAGSHELDFRAGGRESIEGRTPAGGELSFVATYHDIVPEQRIVFSGTLTGDGALATVSTTTVELFAEGDGTRLVLTEQDTFLDGAEKPEWREQGTSDWLAKLGKELQSE from the coding sequence ATGACCGTCTTGCACAGCACGTTCAGCCTCGAACGCACCTACCCGGTGCCGCCGGAACGGGTCTTCGCCGCCTGGGCCGACCCCGCGGCGAAGAAGCGCTGGTTCGTTTCGGCGGGCTCGCACGAGCTGGACTTCCGCGCCGGTGGGCGGGAATCCATCGAAGGCCGCACCCCCGCCGGGGGCGAGCTGAGCTTCGTCGCCACCTACCACGACATCGTGCCCGAGCAGCGGATCGTCTTCTCCGGCACGCTCACCGGCGACGGTGCGCTCGCGACCGTGTCGACCACGACCGTGGAGCTGTTCGCCGAAGGCGACGGCACGCGGCTGGTGCTCACCGAGCAGGACACGTTCCTCGACGGTGCCGAGAAGCCGGAGTGGCGGGAGCAGGGCACGAGTGACTGGCTGGCGAAGCTGGGCAAGGAACTGCAGTCGGAGTGA
- a CDS encoding YciI family protein yields MQYLLMICGDETAEEHANDGCGGWSEDMERRGKVRGGGGLRPPSEATTIRVRDGEVLLTDGPFTEAKEQIGGFVILDCADLDEALELAAKHPAATYGSIEVRPMLGPEDFA; encoded by the coding sequence ATGCAGTACCTGCTGATGATCTGCGGCGACGAAACCGCCGAAGAACACGCGAACGACGGCTGCGGCGGCTGGAGCGAAGACATGGAACGCCGCGGCAAGGTCCGCGGCGGTGGCGGCCTGCGCCCACCATCGGAAGCCACCACGATCCGCGTCCGCGACGGCGAAGTGCTGCTCACCGACGGGCCGTTCACCGAAGCCAAGGAACAGATCGGCGGCTTCGTCATCCTCGACTGCGCCGACCTCGACGAAGCCCTCGAACTGGCGGCCAAGCACCCCGCCGCGACCTACGGCAGCATCGAGGTCCGCCCCATGCTCGGCCCGGAGGACTTCGCCTGA
- a CDS encoding TetR/AcrR family transcriptional regulator — protein MVRLSRAETQERNRAKVLTAARDEFASRGFREAKIDVIAERAELTRGAVYSNFPGKRALYFAVLADLAERAPRPATPPPDPAAADVLAAFARAWIARLPLATDTDSEDARLARDLLPEVLADEHTRRPFAQLMRVDAILLGLALERARPGRRLVRVAEAALTTLHGASQLAAAAPGFGEPFHLVTACAALLDLGLSDDWPAEPPITTQARPDGQPWDPPAATDLLTGEPFRPGDGVVTVLGLHRAAAFEEAVRAGADVTAVLVTSDPGELAPLARLAVADLRGCLDQAIAPPARPRLRLVCDAGGELAAAAGVTAVSDATETAVRVEDGRIVVRAEGFGACHAAAVGPGPSRSSGS, from the coding sequence ATGGTCAGGCTCAGCAGGGCGGAGACCCAGGAGCGCAACCGCGCCAAGGTGCTCACCGCCGCCCGCGACGAATTCGCCAGCCGCGGCTTCCGCGAGGCGAAGATCGACGTCATCGCCGAACGCGCCGAACTCACCCGCGGCGCGGTCTACTCCAACTTCCCCGGCAAACGCGCCCTCTACTTCGCGGTCCTGGCCGACCTCGCCGAACGCGCCCCCCGCCCCGCCACCCCGCCGCCGGACCCCGCCGCGGCCGACGTCCTGGCCGCGTTCGCCCGCGCCTGGATCGCCCGGCTCCCGCTGGCCACCGACACCGACAGCGAAGACGCCCGCCTCGCCCGCGACCTGCTGCCCGAAGTCCTCGCCGACGAGCACACCCGACGGCCCTTCGCGCAGCTCATGCGCGTCGACGCGATCCTGCTCGGGCTCGCCCTCGAACGCGCCCGGCCGGGACGCCGTCTCGTGCGGGTCGCCGAAGCCGCGCTCACCACGCTGCACGGCGCGAGCCAGCTCGCCGCCGCCGCGCCCGGCTTCGGCGAGCCGTTCCACCTGGTCACCGCCTGCGCCGCCCTGCTCGACCTGGGCTTGAGCGACGACTGGCCGGCCGAGCCGCCGATCACCACCCAGGCCCGGCCCGACGGGCAGCCGTGGGACCCGCCGGCGGCGACCGACCTGCTGACCGGCGAACCGTTCCGGCCCGGCGACGGCGTCGTGACCGTCCTCGGCCTGCACCGCGCCGCCGCCTTCGAAGAAGCCGTCCGCGCCGGGGCCGACGTCACCGCCGTGCTCGTCACCAGCGACCCCGGCGAACTCGCCCCACTGGCCCGGCTGGCCGTCGCCGACCTGCGCGGCTGCCTCGACCAGGCGATCGCGCCCCCGGCCCGGCCCCGGCTGCGGCTCGTCTGCGACGCCGGCGGCGAGCTCGCGGCCGCCGCCGGCGTCACCGCCGTCAGCGACGCCACCGAGACGGCCGTCCGCGTGGAAGACGGCCGGATCGTCGTGCGCGCCGAAGGGTTCGGCGCTTGTCACGCCGCGGCTGTCGGTCCCGGGCCGTCCCGTTCGTCGGGAAGCTGA
- a CDS encoding ABC transporter permease, whose amino-acid sequence MRWAIEDGWTLTQRYLAQLARRPARLAGVVAFPILMVLIFAYLLGGGMSVPGGGSYREFLMPGMFAMTMAFGLSGTMIAVLDDTGKGVTDRFRSLPMAPSAVFTGRVAADLVNAVLALAVLAGCGLAVGWRPHGSLGETLAALGLLLLLRTALVWAGIYLGLLTSDPSMVSLAQTLEFPFGFLSGAFVATSTMPAWLGTVAEWNPLSSTVTAARVLFGNPGAAGTSWVSAHPVPMAVVWPLVLLAVFVPLSARRYRRLGN is encoded by the coding sequence ATGAGGTGGGCGATCGAAGACGGCTGGACGCTGACCCAGCGCTACCTGGCCCAGCTGGCGCGGCGCCCCGCCCGCCTCGCCGGGGTGGTGGCGTTCCCGATCCTGATGGTGCTGATCTTCGCCTACCTGCTCGGCGGCGGGATGAGCGTGCCCGGCGGGGGCTCCTACCGCGAGTTCCTGATGCCGGGGATGTTCGCGATGACCATGGCCTTCGGGCTGTCGGGGACGATGATCGCGGTGCTGGACGACACCGGCAAGGGCGTCACCGACCGGTTCCGGTCGCTGCCGATGGCGCCGTCGGCGGTGTTCACCGGGCGGGTGGCGGCGGATCTGGTGAACGCCGTCCTCGCGCTGGCCGTGCTGGCCGGCTGCGGGCTCGCCGTCGGCTGGCGCCCGCACGGCAGCCTGGGCGAGACGCTGGCGGCGCTGGGCCTGCTGCTCCTGCTGCGGACGGCGCTGGTGTGGGCCGGGATCTACCTGGGCCTGCTGACGTCGGATCCGTCGATGGTGTCGCTGGCGCAGACCCTCGAGTTCCCGTTCGGGTTCCTCTCCGGTGCCTTCGTGGCGACCTCGACGATGCCGGCGTGGCTGGGAACCGTGGCGGAGTGGAACCCGTTGTCCTCGACGGTGACCGCGGCGCGGGTGCTGTTCGGCAACCCGGGCGCGGCGGGGACGTCCTGGGTGAGTGCGCACCCGGTGCCGATGGCCGTGGTGTGGCCGCTGGTGCTGCTGGCGGTGTTCGTGCCGTTGTCGGCGCGCAGGTACAGGAGGCTGGGGAACTGA
- a CDS encoding TetR/AcrR family transcriptional regulator, producing the protein MAGVRTQENGDGDPRRAIELLWGVSGPPRRGPKPKLATADLVRAAIALADADGIEAVTIRRVAEQLGVSPMSLYTYVPGRAELLDLMIDHANGELAAPEEGLGWRAALTAIAEEQWALFHRHPWLLQVTTSRSALGPHSFAKYERELRAIEGIGLGDVEMDAVVGLVTGLVRSTARSSLDNARLVRATGMTDAQWWERAWPVLAGIPAADAARYPISSRVGQAAGEAHNAAENPAYTFRFGLARVLDGIEALVSQRQQ; encoded by the coding sequence ATGGCCGGCGTGCGCACGCAGGAGAACGGGGACGGCGACCCGCGACGGGCGATCGAGCTGCTCTGGGGCGTCTCGGGACCCCCGCGCCGCGGCCCGAAACCCAAACTGGCCACGGCCGACCTCGTCCGCGCCGCGATCGCGCTCGCCGACGCCGACGGCATCGAAGCCGTCACCATCCGCCGGGTCGCCGAGCAGCTCGGCGTGTCCCCCATGTCGCTCTACACCTACGTGCCGGGCCGGGCCGAGCTGCTGGACCTGATGATCGACCACGCCAACGGCGAGCTGGCCGCCCCGGAGGAGGGTCTCGGCTGGCGAGCGGCCCTGACCGCGATCGCCGAAGAGCAGTGGGCGCTGTTCCACCGCCACCCCTGGCTGCTGCAGGTGACCACCAGCCGCTCGGCGCTGGGCCCGCACAGCTTCGCCAAGTACGAGCGCGAGCTGCGCGCGATCGAGGGCATCGGCCTCGGCGACGTCGAGATGGACGCCGTGGTCGGCCTCGTCACCGGCCTGGTCCGGAGCACGGCGCGCAGCTCGCTCGACAACGCCCGCCTCGTCCGCGCCACCGGCATGACCGACGCCCAGTGGTGGGAGCGCGCCTGGCCGGTATTGGCCGGCATCCCGGCCGCCGACGCGGCGCGCTACCCGATCTCCTCCCGGGTCGGCCAGGCCGCCGGCGAGGCCCACAACGCCGCCGAGAACCCGGCCTACACCTTCCGCTTCGGCCTCGCCCGGGTCCTCGACGGCATCGAAGCGCTCGTGTCACAGCGCCAGCAGTAG
- a CDS encoding ATP-binding cassette domain-containing protein, whose translation MTPHIHAEGLRKRYGDAYALDGFDLSVPAGTLCGLLGPNGAGKTTAVRVLSTLLRQDGGVARVAGFDVATEPAKVRASIGLVGQQAAVDEILSGRQNLILFGRLHHLGRREAARRADDLLERFGLADTGPKPVSAYSGGMRRRLDLAASLLAAPRVLFLDEPTTGLDPRSRTEVWRAVRSLVADGKTVLLTTQYLEEADRLADRIALVEHGRVIAEGSPAELKGSLGATRIELVLTDPDALGAAAGLLARVTGAEPVTEELRVSAAAEPSMLTDVVRELAATELSFADVALRQPTLDEVFLELTGVTR comes from the coding sequence ATGACTCCGCACATTCACGCCGAGGGACTTCGCAAGCGCTACGGCGACGCGTACGCCCTCGACGGGTTCGATCTCTCCGTCCCGGCCGGCACCCTGTGCGGCCTGCTGGGACCCAACGGCGCGGGCAAGACCACCGCGGTCCGCGTGCTGTCGACGCTGCTGCGCCAGGACGGCGGCGTCGCCCGGGTGGCCGGGTTCGACGTCGCCACCGAACCGGCGAAAGTGCGCGCGTCGATCGGGCTGGTCGGCCAGCAGGCCGCCGTCGACGAAATCCTGTCCGGGCGGCAGAACCTGATCCTCTTCGGCCGGCTGCACCACCTGGGCCGCCGGGAGGCCGCCCGCCGCGCCGACGACCTGCTCGAGCGGTTCGGCCTCGCCGACACCGGACCGAAGCCGGTGTCGGCCTACTCGGGCGGGATGCGGCGGCGGCTCGACCTGGCCGCGTCGCTGCTGGCGGCCCCGCGGGTGCTGTTCCTCGACGAGCCGACGACCGGGCTGGACCCGCGCAGCCGCACCGAGGTCTGGCGGGCGGTGCGGTCGCTGGTCGCGGACGGGAAGACGGTGCTGCTCACCACGCAGTACCTGGAAGAGGCCGATCGGCTGGCCGACCGGATTGCCCTCGTCGAGCACGGCCGGGTGATCGCCGAAGGGTCCCCGGCCGAGCTGAAGGGCTCGCTCGGGGCGACCCGCATCGAGCTCGTGCTCACCGACCCGGACGCGCTCGGCGCGGCGGCGGGGCTGCTCGCCCGGGTCACCGGGGCCGAGCCGGTGACCGAGGAGCTGCGGGTGAGCGCGGCGGCCGAGCCGTCGATGCTGACCGACGTCGTGCGTGAGCTGGCGGCGACCGAGCTGTCGTTCGCCGACGTGGCGCTGCGGCAGCCGACGCTGGACGAAGTGTTCCTGGAGCTGACGGGGGTGACGCGATGA